The window ttgcATCTGAATTTTGGTTCTGGGAAAGTTTTGTGATAATaactgatttaataaaatggttTAATGTAATcaatttgtttatgaaattacAATCATTATTACACATACGATCTACATTTAGTCGTTCTTTAGAAAAACCCATTCTATATTATAGCTAATCTAGCTTTACTTGCCCATGatgtatttactttatttagtttttttgtttattaacgaagaaaaagaaaataacaaagaaatattgtttttttaagttatagcCGCTGCTGCACGTTACACTGAAacctgatttaatttattacactgatttacatgattttaattgatttattgttcTAGCATCAACATTACCGTTATTGACATGACGTTCAGTGCCGAATGCGTACTTTAATTAAGTACAGCCCATGTCTCGGGCCCGGGTGCCTATTTTGCGGGAGCAAAAAACAAACGGAAAGCAAACCCATCTGTGCTgtctctattttaaaatatgtcgtcccctaggccgcggcctataccgTCTATTGACTAATATGCCACCGATTATAATTGtcgattatttaaaatgtaattgagACAATAGATTTTGGCATAGTTAATAAATCACTTTCGCTGTATTGTTTCCCTGATAGCGTATTTTCATGAGTTTCACCGGCGCGAGTGTAAATACAGGAAGTGCGCCGCTCACGCAACCACCCAActcaaaatacacacatgacgaATGACGAATGCGTACGACATTAAACTAACAAGAATGACCAGCAAAGggttgtttaaattatatattaaatatttaagatctTAGCGTTGCTTCGCGCCTTTTAAACTATGCAGATCACgcaaaattttacaaacaatattttaccattACTTTTCCATTTAAAGACTCATTTAATACGTTGGAAAACAAGAAATGTTGCATAAAAAcagtatcaaaacaaacaattttaatcagACGTATTCAACTAACACGAAAACACTGtattaagaaacaaaaaacCGAGCTATCAATGTAACACGTGGACATCGGAGTTCATTCACTGCTGTGTGTACACCTTTTAACGGTCCAAGCCCTCGAAAGCGACGCGACGTTTAAAGATAAAAAGTGGAAAAAGGCCTCGATAAGAGGTACCCTACCAACAGTACCCGACAGAGGCATCAATCTAGAGCCATGCTAAAGCCCACCGGTGCACtccttattttttctttttcttattattaggCCACATTAAAATGTGAGCCAGTGGTTCTTAACATTAGGGTTTTACTTACTTTTTacataacatgttttattttcattttgcttatataatttttcttgtGCATATATATTATTGTGTCGTTGTACTACTTAAAGGTTTAGGTTAAAGCCCGTATTTGcatatatataaagctgaagagtttgtttgtttgatcgcgcttatctcaggaactttTAAAccgatattgatttatttttactaataggaagcaaTGTtattcttgagtgctataggttaatttttatcccagaaaaatatttattctgaatAAACTTTTTCGCCCGGGCAGAGTCCTAGGTAAAACCTATTATCCTCGAAGCCCGTACCTGTCTTTATACGAAACTACTAAATTATTATGTGAGATGTGATATTTATGTACTATCAActgttaatgaaatataaagtgtaacattaattttaaactgtttaaCGTGTTTAAGggtagattttataatatattctcataaaagtattttgtgcCAAACCATTTTAAACATTATCTATTAGGAAGTAAGATTGCAACGACTTTGCGCTTGTCGatgctttattatattttacggtTATGTCACTTCATACAACGCAAAGGACGGTGAATATAGGTAGGTAGGACAATAATTTTTCACtttataaattccaataaattattaaaccgTTCAGAACAAACGTTGAGAAGGGCTGCGTTTAAAAAGAGGACTCCTTAAGATTTATTATGTACGAGGAAGAAGGCTCGGACTAGCGGGGTTTATTAGAAAGTCGGCTTATCTGAACATTTTTTGTGTTACGATAATCGGCTTCTCAGCCGTTTCCTCAGCCTGTGGCAGTGCAAGCCGGCAGGCGGCAGTCGTCACGCCCGCGCGCCTCGCACACCCACCGCTCATATATACCTAtagcctttgctcgcggctccacccgtGTCTAAGTCTGTTACCCGGATAAAAAGAAGCCGGtactcataaataatatagtttccTATAAGgcaaagaaattttaaatcgcAGCAGTCATTTCGTACCATAATAATGCGTTTaaactaaaaatgtaaaactttacagacttaatattattaggtaattTCAATGTTTCCTATATTATGCGTGATACAAAGGCCTTAAATGCAAAATGACTGTTCGATACAACCAAAATCGTATTAAAAATCTttcgattattaaaaatagatataaatagaataggtttaaaatagatattaaagtGTTAAAGGGTCATAGATATTACTCTTTTGTCATTAGTAATGTGGTAGTAGCAAAGCATAATAATATACTCTTTGCAGTGCCCAATATTTGTACAATGATGGCGCCATCTTTGGCATGTTTAGAGAACTAATGCAAAGTGAAAGCAAGTAGCGGTTTATATTCAACTGAATTTTGCATTCCAGTTACTAGCAAAGACTTCGTTTTACACTATCGCAAGTAGTCTCGGTATATCATTATAGAGTACCACATTATTCGTTTAGATGGcgttttttatcaatttaaaggATTGATAAAATGATGCGGATACCTTTAAGTGTGTGCTTTGAAAGTTGTACCGAACGTTATCGTagagtttttttagtttttttgttgCAGGTATAATTCTtgtagttatatattatgttgagCAGACACGCAACTCTAATTACGCTAAAAtggacagaaaaaaaatataacaaaaattaacaaaacctATGTCGTACCGTTATATTTCTTGAATCATATGTTATCCAAACTGAGTGAAAGAGTTCAGTGTGGAATGTTTCTAGAAACTTTATCAATAAAGATAAATGTCCACTTGATTCTAActtgcatattaaaaatataatgtatctgGAGCAAGACTGTTGTGTGATTTCGATTTGTGAAATTATCTTGGACAATAAGAAAAAGCGTCTGGGATCGCTTAAACAAATGAGACATGCCCACCGGATAAGTTCTTGACTATAACATGTTAATTCCATGAATTAGTGAGTAATTTGCTGTGTGTTGCCTGCATTGCATATTGATGCTGAAAATCGAACGCTTCATACTCTGTATACGCCTATAGAGTATGAAGCGTTCGATTTTCGATTTCCTAGGCGGATTTCCTAGGTGGGCTTGGGTGGGTTTGTGTAGGATTTGGCCGGGACTATCTAGCCCCGGCAGGCTTCTGGAGATCTCCCCAGAAGGGGCGGACGTTAGGCAGTCAGCCGATTGACAAAAATAAGGGAAGTTGTCCACAACGAGTTTTTACAGCGATGCAATCATAAATCGGCCGCAATGCAGTTAAGCTTATGGCAGTCCGCTTTCGCCCATGTCCACGATCCTATATCATATCGCGATGCTGTCGCGCTTCAGTAACTTTACAGACGCAATGCAAGCGCGCAGATGTCGCGATGCAAGTTTGATACAGGAATTATTGTGAATGCTACAATTTGCAACTCATGCGTttgtattgatataatattaatactgtcGCACTGTTGTATGGCTAACGATACGCCTTGCAAATTCGCGATGGTAGTGAAATAGAAGCACTTTTAGAAACGTACGACAGCACCGCTGCAAAAAGTCGCAGTGGGCGACCTTCGtaagctattttattatttgcatcttggtttaaaaatatattgcttgGACTCTATTTTAATTTCAGATGAATGTAGGTGGTAAAGACCTATATTTTAGAATAGCATAGATTGCTTTAaactcttaataaaaaaatatactctgCATACACTTAAAAGTTCGACATAAAGATCCATAAAAACGTCATTTCCATTCAACAAATGACTACTGTCAAGGgcttaattatttgaaatacataGTTCAAATGGTATACTGTAAGTTGGAATTGCTGTTGGTGCGCGCAGGGGGGCTGGCGCCGACGTGAAACTTTCCTGCGCCACCCACCTCGACATCGCATgggaaaaatgttattaaaacaattaacccATATACAGTTTGTATTTGTTCCGAAAAAAATTCTTTCCATAGAAGTCAGTAACTGTGAATGATCGTATAGATCGAAGAATCAAGACATTAAGAATGTTTCAATCTATatcataattttgatttttgcaGCAGAAGGTAGGTGAGATCCTAACCGATCATTAGATAGTGAGTGTTATCACCGCTTTGAAACAGTCGAAAGATTGTTAGAATATCAGAGTTTGTTATTTACGGATTAAAAAAAGGGGCATCGACATCCTTCTTGTCTTGTCGCGTCATGAAACTTatgtctacaaaaataaaacaaataaaataaaacgttttatttgtAGACCAGCCACTAGCCAACATATGAACGTTGCAAATATCGTAATAAGATTAATGTAAAACTCGATGTTTAACAAGGAGGTATAAGTAGAGAAGAGGGagaatttatttaacttcaaataataattaagtttattctGGCATTTACCATTCGCTATACAGTCACCATGTCACACTCGGATCCGTGGAAATAGTATAGGTACTCTTATAGtcttctataatattaaattatagctGCATAAATTGTACtacattacaaaatatctaaatttataaagattgtatttaaataaataattatcttaatCACGTGCTAATGTGCCAAGTGATCTCTGGCAGAGACCATACTTTCTAACATTTACACACATAGTACAATATCTATTACAAAGCAAATACTTAGTACAAGTTCACTAAAATCAACGCGAAAATGGAGTTTTGCTATTGTTTACGCGTAATCtaagaattaaaatgttaaatttgatCGTCTAATCATAACGATTGCTTAAACTCTTCaatattgcattaaataaaacgcaataattataatatgagatatttttatatgcatatacaaattatcatttaagtataaatgtacGTCAGATATTACTTATAAGTTGTCGTTTATAACGATATCTTACGACCTACaaacattacttttaaattaaatctcgtgagaaaataatgttattgaatGCATATGAGTATGTCGGAGTTAGAACAAGTTGTCAAACGGCATGCTTACattatgtgtattttaactAATAGAGCCGGACCGGCCGATGAAGATACATTACACCGTCGGGTCCGAGCGGCGCACTGCACCGGGCCGCATGTGAAAGTATACTCccggttaattttttttcggttAACTCCACTATTGATTATATCGGAATGCAGGGCGGTCCGCACTGATGTTTTAAGGGCTTATTCAAAATAATGCGTTCCCCGAGTCACGGATAATTGATACTTTTTTGAGAATCCAATTTTATCTACTTACTATAAAAACTAATCCGAAAAATTGTAATAGCTTAGGAGCTTGAACTTGAggcatttatttctatatttcaaTGCGTaaggaaaaatttaatattagttattttattttattcttttactaTGGGTTTCATGTGTGTTTCAAAACATGTTACGCGTAATAATACGTAGTTGATGACATTTTTGCTGGTTCACAGTTTAATGAACGCTGCTTTTTGTATAGGTTGGGAATGTTAATCTATGCTAGGAAACATGGTAAAACGATGGTACACCGTTAAGAACTTTGACCGTGACCTGCATATTGCATCCGAGATTTTGCTCGTATTTGTCCGCGTAAAAGAGTTTTCCAGgagaaaatactttttaatttgtatttatattcgcCTATGTCTTTCCTGagttctcaaactatctccataccaaatatcatcaaaattcGTTAGGTGGTTTTCGTGTTTATCGCGTTTATACAAGCAAAATGCGGCAGCTgactatttcaaaatatactttttataacttGTAGAAGAGGACCAaatccgtcatacatgattgttgtgtaactttaacagtttacgcagagcacgcaacggaagctttcaaaagaaataaactttCCATAGGAAACAAACTTTTCAGATAAATTGAGATTCATAGAATTTATTGTAGTAATAATTTGTGATTAAAACTCCACAATTTATAGTCTTATTAAATTAGGAATAGTTTGAAAAAATAACGTTTTCTTTTCACAACTGGCAAAAAATTCCATAGTTTGACAGGCGGCGGTAAATTGTTACGCAGCTGGAGTATGCGCTTACTAAAATCATAAGCTTATACATTAATCATTGAAGGGTTGGGTAGAGCTGCGGCTTCCTTTTTTTGAttagtaattaataagttattctAATTATCCTAAACAACAGTTGTTGTATCAGTCTTCAGTAGACCCTGACAACAAATACTctgtaatattttagtaaatatatgtactaaattgcactacaaattacaatactaTAATTTAAATGGCGGAATCTACGTGAAAGCGTGTCTAGTACATAGTTTGTTGCGCAACCAGGTGTAGTATTCAACGCAACGTCTATCAagtatgtgttttattttattttttaatctcacGTAATGTCGGCCACGCTCCCTTTACTTTTAGATATTTCTTGgtatgaataacattttaactagttccaaatattatttgcttttttattaaagcCTAATTATTCCTTCTTCCCTCTTTAAGCCCGTCTATGGGGCTGCTGTACCGTTTCTACAGCTCTCCAGTCTTTCTTGTCGACCATAACTTTAAGACTAAGTGAGCAGGGCTACTCCACGGTCACCACCCTGGTCTTACTGTCATCATCATGTTTTGTGGAGATGCTTATACAGCCCCACCTCGCCGTAGTCATTCAATCGGATCTCCATGTTCCAATTCccgatataatatttaaaaaactttaaagctAATATTTGCTACGTTTAGTGGCAAGGTATGTCTACTTTATTCGTGAATTAAAAACCAacaactaattaataaaacacgtaatttttttttaagtaattgacATCTATGTTATAGCACAAACCACTTACTGCGCTTGTTACGGTAGAAAAGCTTTACGTCTAGATAGATCGTATAAAAATACGATCTATTCATCATACATGAATACATATCAGAACACTTTTTAGAACATAAACTAAAATGACCACCACTTTTCACATCTAGTTTCAACTGACCTGTATTTTCCCACATAACAATGGCACTTTAAATTGGTATCGTCAAGTTCCAGGTATACCATTAATATGAACCAGCCTGATAATTgagatattacaaaataacaacaatGGCCGATTATTCGTAGAAAGGCTTTCCGTgatgtaaaactaaaataaaacaatcgattTGTAAATAACGGCCTACTAAACttgttatacaatattacattccgaatttgaaaattatgtaCACGCACGGTCAATATTAACGTACTGAACAATtacttaatgttttattgttgtcGCATTTTATgtctataacaaaaaaatcgtaGCTTTGTTTTAATAACACCGTTTGCAATCTTTGCTGATAATTGTGCAACATCTATTTAATATTcgatagatataattaaaataagtaggtacctataggACGACTAACCTTAAAAATAGCTTATGGCTATGGGTTTGGGATTGGAAGGCTTTTATACTTTCAGCGCCGTGATAAAACAACATGTTCACTAAATATAGTTTActtaacgtattttttattcaattgaataaaAAGACGCAGCCTTCTGATGTAGAGAATGTTCTATTGAGTGCTTCGCTTTACATATAAGAGTAGCTtaacataaaagtttaataacAGACTATTGCATTGGGTTGCTGACCTGTCGACTTCAGGTGCTGTCCCATAAGGCTCTGTTATTTCGCTAGCTTCAATGCCATTTGACTTGCAACAAAATTATGCTTCTACTGTCAGTCAAAAAGAGACAAAACGTATCAGTCAGGCGAACTATCAGCTGCATAAACCTACTATTTAGTAATAGAAATCAAacattccaaaaaatatattagtccCTAAGTAGGATTATCATTAAGTTATTGCACGAAGATCTAATTCATGAAGCCAACAGCAAGCATACAATAGATAATCAGGTAATGCATGTAGATAAAACCAGTAAATACCACGAAGAAAGTATTTAGCCAAATCAACGCCTAGCAcagtgaaattaataaaaatgtcctgaaaaaatactaaagtaccttttttaaagcatttttatatcGTCCTGAATCTAGTACCGCTTTGAAATGTAAACAGAAGCGTATGAAACTTCCTCAGAAAAACGAAAactaggaaataaaatattcacgcAAGTGGAGACTCTGACAGAAGCTGCTCATACGCATTTCAATAGTATATTTCAATTCGTATCTGTAATAGATTAAATATATGCCGAATCTTTATTGATTAGCATAATAATAGAACATAATTGAGAACAGAGACTTTTTTTTGTTCAGGAACTCTATCTGTTTTTACAATAGGCAATAGACTAAGTGAAAccgttcaattatttttttgttaagaatGTGAAAATGCAGATATTTCTACACTGACCTTCGTATTTGATACAGGAAACTCTCTATTTCTCGGCGTCTCAGACGTTCCAATTGACTACGCGACCGAGCGGAAGTCGCTTCCAAGTTAGATGTCAATGGCCATGTTATTGGAGCCTTCAGTTAGTTACTTTGGGACGTGTGTTTAAGTGAATAGCTTACAATTGTGGTCACGTATATACACATAATGCAATAACAAGGTAGGTCAGTTATACTGATTccattatttatgtacaaaaatcagcaatataataaaaaaataaagacacGTGTATACAAGTGaacacgttttttttataaatagaattaaaaaaaaaatgtttttataatattacctataaaaGTAAGGAAGGAACTAAGTACTTGGCCCTGTGTGACATTGTCACGAAGGTAAGTGCGTACATTGCAGCACATAATTGTCATATTATATCAGTTATTATAATCTCATCAGGTTCGCTCTCTGTGAAGTGATAGTAAAAGTGAGAGTCTCTTCCGTTCGCTCGCAATAGTCTTGTAAGCTGCATCGAACGAATGCAGGTCACGCGTATGTGCACGCAacttttgttattgatttaaacAACGATACAAGTGAGAAATATTGAACTAGAACGCTGTGAAACGAGAGCGTGGGTATTATTACAGTAGTTCTAGATAGTTTcataatagatttatttcaacTCTTAATTTATTACGATTAATTAGCTGAAAGTAGTGAGAAGTAAGTTTAGTTACCAAGGCGCCGAATGCAATACTAGAGGTTGAGAGctcttcttttttaaaataaggcGACTGCTTGCCCCGTTAAATCCAgtttaaaaaattgtgtttgttgatgtattattatgttaatatttaaggtTTTTGGCATTTGTATTCTAAGAGCTTTAAGTTCCGAGGAACAtgcttttttatataagtattaacttTATTCGGATTTTATGAAAACCTAATCGTATGCGCATTGGGTCCACAATAATAGTTTAACTGCAGTTGTAGAATGTTTAAccaatgatttttattaaaattctcaaACGAACCTAATAATCTTAATCTGAAATTATAGCGCGGTATGTCGATGGCggtatataagtacatatgaGTCGGATTGATAAATGTGAACGTTTTAACGAGACGCTTTTGTTGTGCTATTGATCATGTcatactatttaatataatgttttgtctaCACCAGATATTCTTACGGAATAATATTTACAACCAGCGATAATAGTGCATGGGCCGAGTACTAAATATTATCATAGAATTATATTCGATGCACTTGACTAAACAGTGCTTTGATTTAACTGAAAATCTATagtaaaaatgtatcaaaattttttaaacaacGAGATCTGTAATAAAAACGGATGAAGATTTTCTTCTGTACTCAGTTATAGAAAAATAGCATCAAAATGGTAAGTTTTGAAAATACCAAGCAGTATATTGTAGTTAATCATAGATATACTTTctgagatttttttaatcagtttcCCTCACTGACTTTATATTAGGTTGCCTGTGATACCTAAAATTCATGAATTAAGTAtctattcaacaaaaataaaatatacaatttgccttaacaataaatatattctaatttcTACTCTAATACtacaatgaatatttttcttcgCTTGATTCCTTGAGCTTTAGAGACATATTAttagcaattattataatttttgatggaaaagttttttgaaattttagcaGTTCATGCCGTAGAAACTCCTCATAGATAGCTTTTCGTCAAACCATAACAATTTTTGAATATTGAGCTCTCgccttttacaataaaaatgaaattcgcGTGATCTGAATCGAGTGTTGGTTCAGATCGACACCGCCAAGACGCAGTGTCGCGAAACTCGACCACGTTGCAATATAAAAGgaagttttgtttaaaattatttatcacatacCGGCAGTCTGTTACAGCGTTTGGTTATTCCTCGGTGCAGTTCCATTCACATCATGTCTGCTCGTTTTCTGGTGAGTTGACAGGCCGTTTtaattggaatatattttaatcacagcacaatacattatttcaaataattaataatattttagcggtatatttaaaatatttgcaaatgaaTAACtagcatttattcatatttttatatataattgaaatatttatatgatatgaaaaattttgttttaaaatcatcacaattttatcccaaaaaatttaattcaaatttttcttatatttatttattacacaataacttaattaattattttcggtgtataataaaataaatcaattatttcagttacaaattatttgatagtaacttatttttaaatatatgccctaaaacaatatattatatatgctacggaacaaattatattattaaactataattgttttaattggttcactaaataaattatgaaatcagTATATAACctgaaatgtataattaaataatatacgatttatttaaagcaccgcataaacaacaaaatatcgAAAGTTCGTTTcgtgaaatgaaaataatttacgcATACCAACCTTCTTTTAAAGGATTCTATATTTGATCTGAAAGAAAACTTAACTTTCCCATTAACAATAAGTATGAAATAAAGTACTATGGTGGCGTCGTGAGCAAGTAAAAGTAAACGGCTCTCGTTttgaatgtttttcttttatttttgcgtTGAGTTACACAACTACTGTTCGCATCGTCGCGACGAATTCCTTTAATAACTTTTGCCGTTCAATAAGATCGTATTttcattacttatataataaaaattaatatgatgGAATCAGTAATTCCTTTTCATTTTTCACGACGTGTGTTTCCAATTACTTGGTACTTATCGAAAATACATTTTGgtagacataaaatattattgtatgatCACAAAATTAAATCCTACGTACGTAACATATTTATTCCAAGTATTTATTCAAGTTGGATGAAAACATATCTGttaatttattctaaaactATAACGAGAGGGAATAACGAAGCTGGCGTGAGAACTATTCTTTACACTgcttaattttgtaataatcaaTTTGAATACCTTATGATTAGAAATTAGTATTTAATACCCAATGCCATAACTTTGCCTATGTGTAtagtttatctatatattatgctTATGTGCTTTGCGATTTTATGTGCTCAAGCGATATTTATCATGCATTAATGTtagtaatatttagaaaaatattgttcttCGTGACAGTACCTTCgtttatgaaagaattttcgCAGCTTCTGTATTGTGTTTTTTAACCACTTTTATTTGAATCATGTGTacattaatttatcatattatgaATTAGATCTACTAAGATATACACATTGTGATAAACACTCAAGTTCATGTGTCTATGAATAAAACTATCAACAAATCAATCAAACTACTATGTTTTCATGATTATGGttgctttcttttatttaaacataccATTTTGTTAATTTACGCTATAAAAGTTTCAACAAGGATTGGATTTGTAGATGAACGCTTGCATAGTAATGCTCTAGTGATAGTACGGAGTCAGGTAGTTGGTTTGATGTGTAGGGAGATAAAAcgtttgtaatataaatgaaaggAATATAGTTGACTAGGcgttactcgcggcttcgcccgcgtgtaaacCCTTAGccactacaaaagtccctaaaacacaaTAGTAATTCATAAAGCCAATTCGGCGCCAGTGccatgtatttaataaacagtcaaaaaatctattatttctcATTGCAgtaaattatcgggataaagaTGTGTGTTATGAGTTAAACCAGGACAAGGTCTAACTAATCACATTTCAGGCAAATGTGATtagttgtttttgcgtttacttctaacaaacattttcacttccgcatttataatagtaagatTGCAAACACTCCTAAGCCTGAACCCTGTTAACCCTCTGCTTATTATTATAGTTGTTGCTATTCCGCAATTTCTATAaagatataatatctaaatatataccATGTTCTGTACACACATATATAATACATGTTGTTTATTTCAGTTGGTGTTGGTGTGCGCGGCGGAGCTGGCCTCGCTGATCGCGGcgggtggcggcggcggcggccacAAGAAGGTGGTCATCCACGTGCCTTTGTTCGTAAAACACCACCACCACAAACACACCATCGTGAAGCATGTGCACCACAAgagtggcggcggcggcggtggtgaCCACTACGAGGTCCTCGGATACACATACGGTGAACCTAAAGCGGCCCCGCATGGAGGAGGTATGTTATTctgttttattaagtttagcCCGCGGCTTCTCATGTAAAGGCCTCTTACCTGAGACCACAAGTCAGCATTTAAAGATAATGAAGCCCTATACTAGTGGAGAATTATGCGTAAATGGATTAAAACAGTCCGGGGATTATTTCCTACTCTAAAAATTACACAcgacctttttttttaaattcgcatagaaataaaacaatttttcgcattttatagtggatttttattttataattgtcatCCGACGCGTAAACCTAAATCAATATTTGCATATATTgacgtaaataaaaaacttggataatataatacatataattattttgttataacacTTCATTAAATGTTACGGAAAAGTTTAAAAATGCCATTATATTAAAAGTCCACAAACTATTGAAATAACTTAGCTAACATaagcttttataaattattgaagtaaaataatgGAATTAAGAAAGCGACGTAAGGAAAATTGATTTTAGACGTCCGCGGTATCACATTACTTACGCGTAAAGCAACTAATGTCGTTCAACACTCAGACGTAAAATTTATGTACTATCTGTACCCAGTGGAAGGAATGGTAATAAATTTTCGTCGGAGACCAATAAC of the Manduca sexta isolate Smith_Timp_Sample1 chromosome 27, JHU_Msex_v1.0, whole genome shotgun sequence genome contains:
- the LOC115447978 gene encoding glycine-rich cell wall structural protein 1.0 encodes the protein MSARFLLVLVCAAELASLIAAGGGGGGHKKVVIHVPLFVKHHHHKHTIVKHVHHKSGGGGGGDHYEVLGYTYGEPKAAPHGGGHGWGISDEGHDGGYADSPVSFEGSDGGSYGLSGAGEEYSGGHEGY